A genomic stretch from Vibrio neptunius includes:
- the aspS gene encoding aspartate--tRNA ligase encodes MRTHYCGHLNKSLAGQTVELCGWVNRRRDLGGLIFIDMRDREGVVQVVVDPDMADAYEVANTLRNEFCIKLTGEVRVRPDSQVNKDMATGEVEIIAKGLEIINRADVLPLDFNQKNSEEQRLKYRYLDLRRPEMSDRIKLRAKASSFVRRFLDDNGFLDIETPVLTKATPEGARDYLVPSRVHKGSFYALPQSPQLFKQLLMMSGFDRYYQIVKCFRDEDLRADRQPEFTQIDIETSFMTADEVRATTEKMVRDMWQELLNVDLGQFPVMPFSEAIRRFGSDKPDLRNPLELVDVADLVKDVEFKVFSGPANDDKGRVAVIRVPGGASLTRKQIDGYGEFVGIYGAKGLAWMKVNDRAAGMEGIQSPVAKFLSEDVINGILDRTQAESGDIILFGADKANTVAEAMGALRLKLGKDPELTDENAWAPLWVVDFPMFEEDDEGNLHAMHHPFTSPLDVNAEELKANPAAANSNAYDMVLNGYEVGGGSVRIHNAEMQAAVFDILGIDAEEQQLKFGFLLDALKFGTPPHAGLAFGLDRLVMLLCGTENIRDVIAFPKTTAAACLLTDAPSVANPAALEELAIAVKLAEKKED; translated from the coding sequence ATGCGTACCCATTACTGTGGTCACCTGAACAAGTCCCTTGCAGGACAAACTGTAGAACTTTGCGGCTGGGTTAACCGTCGTCGTGATTTAGGCGGTCTTATTTTTATCGATATGCGAGATCGTGAAGGCGTCGTTCAGGTAGTTGTTGATCCAGATATGGCAGATGCGTATGAAGTAGCTAACACACTTCGTAATGAATTCTGTATCAAACTAACGGGTGAAGTTCGTGTTCGTCCAGACAGCCAAGTAAACAAAGATATGGCAACGGGTGAAGTTGAGATCATCGCCAAAGGTCTTGAAATCATCAACCGTGCAGACGTTCTGCCACTCGACTTCAACCAGAAGAACTCTGAGGAGCAGCGTCTAAAGTATCGTTATCTAGATCTTCGTCGCCCTGAAATGAGCGACCGCATTAAGCTACGTGCTAAGGCGTCTAGCTTTGTTCGTCGTTTCTTAGATGACAATGGTTTCCTAGACATTGAAACGCCAGTGCTCACTAAAGCGACGCCAGAAGGCGCACGTGATTACTTAGTACCAAGCCGCGTTCACAAAGGTTCGTTCTACGCGCTTCCTCAGTCTCCACAGCTATTCAAACAGCTGCTAATGATGTCTGGTTTTGACCGTTACTACCAAATCGTTAAGTGTTTCCGTGATGAAGACTTACGTGCTGACCGTCAACCAGAGTTCACTCAGATCGATATCGAAACGTCTTTCATGACGGCTGATGAAGTTCGCGCAACGACCGAGAAAATGGTTCGCGATATGTGGCAAGAGCTACTCAACGTAGACCTAGGGCAATTTCCAGTGATGCCTTTCTCCGAAGCGATTCGTCGTTTCGGTAGCGATAAGCCAGACCTACGTAATCCACTAGAGCTAGTAGACGTTGCTGATCTAGTGAAAGACGTTGAGTTCAAAGTCTTCTCAGGCCCTGCAAACGATGATAAAGGTCGTGTTGCAGTGATTCGCGTACCAGGTGGCGCTTCTCTAACTCGCAAGCAGATTGATGGTTACGGTGAGTTCGTAGGTATCTATGGTGCGAAAGGTCTAGCTTGGATGAAGGTTAACGACCGCGCAGCTGGCATGGAAGGTATCCAGTCTCCTGTGGCTAAATTCCTAAGTGAAGATGTTATCAACGGCATTCTAGATCGCACTCAAGCTGAGTCAGGCGACATCATTCTATTTGGCGCAGATAAAGCAAACACAGTTGCGGAAGCAATGGGTGCGCTACGTCTGAAACTAGGTAAAGATCCAGAGCTAACAGACGAAAACGCATGGGCACCGCTATGGGTTGTTGACTTCCCAATGTTCGAAGAAGATGACGAAGGCAACCTGCATGCAATGCACCACCCATTCACATCACCTCTAGACGTGAATGCAGAAGAGCTAAAAGCAAACCCAGCGGCAGCTAACTCAAACGCATACGACATGGTCCTAAACGGCTATGAAGTTGGTGGTGGTTCAGTTCGTATCCACAATGCAGAGATGCAAGCAGCCGTATTTGATATCTTAGGTATCGATGCAGAAGAGCAGCAGCTTAAGTTTGGTTTCCTATTGGATGCACTTAAGTTTGGTACGCCTCCTCACGCAGGTCTAGCATTCGGTCTTGACCGTCTAGTGATGCTGCTATGTGGTACAGAGAACATCCGTGACGTTATCGCGTTCCCTAAAACAACAGCAGCGGCATGTCTACTAACTGACGCACCAAGTGTTGCTAATCCAGCGGCGCTTGAAGAGCTAGCGATTGCAGTGAAACTAGCAGAGAAGAAAGAAGACTAA
- the cspD gene encoding cold shock domain-containing protein CspD — protein sequence MATGTVKWFNNAKGFGFICPEGEDGDVFAHYSTIKMDGYRTLKAGQQVTFEVEQGPKGYHASSVIPVEAQAIK from the coding sequence ATGGCTACAGGTACAGTAAAATGGTTTAACAACGCCAAAGGATTTGGTTTTATCTGTCCGGAAGGTGAAGACGGTGATGTGTTTGCGCATTACTCCACAATCAAAATGGATGGGTATCGTACTCTGAAAGCAGGCCAACAAGTCACATTTGAAGTGGAACAAGGTCCGAAAGGGTATCACGCAAGCTCTGTGATACCAGTAGAAGCTCAAGCCATTAAATAA
- a CDS encoding inactive transglutaminase family protein — translation MTSKVPFYISVVLLIIAGIALSLFRHQTYGVPWTPGETRQVWDIEARIEFNAQAKPVKASLAAPQTQNGFTRISESSSSPGYGVSYVKTDTGRRAEWSVRHAVGPQTIYYKAQFLVDPQAKVESKAPNKDITPPTFDGPTEAAAVSLIERANKRSADDITFARELIKILNDSDSQNSALILNKMSKVEAVDKILAYAEIPSKVVGVVELEDGRRRQTIQQMNQVWDGKAWKLFNPENTNKVIADNILIWDESNVSLLDIIGGQNSQVHFSMIAQEVSPKQATLDKVEADGLLNFSIHSLPLEEQAMFKTIMLIPIGALIVVFLRVIIGLKTSGTFMPVLIAVAFVQTQLLTGIVGFLLIVGTGLVIRSYLSRLNLLLVARISAVIITVIMIISVFTVVAFKIGLTEGLSITFFPMIILSWTIERMSILWEEEGAKEVVLQGGGSLATAVLVYLAMTSTYIQHLTFNFIGLQLIVLAGILLLGTYTGYRLTELRRFKPLAED, via the coding sequence ATGACGTCTAAAGTCCCTTTTTACATATCGGTCGTCCTGCTGATTATTGCAGGCATCGCTTTAAGCCTGTTTAGACATCAGACTTACGGCGTTCCATGGACTCCAGGGGAAACCCGTCAGGTTTGGGATATTGAAGCTCGTATTGAGTTCAATGCCCAAGCCAAACCTGTTAAGGCGTCATTGGCCGCCCCTCAAACTCAAAATGGATTCACACGGATCAGTGAGTCATCATCGTCACCAGGCTACGGAGTGTCATACGTTAAGACTGACACTGGTCGTCGTGCTGAGTGGTCTGTTCGCCACGCTGTTGGTCCGCAAACCATCTACTATAAAGCCCAATTCCTCGTCGACCCACAAGCAAAAGTAGAATCGAAAGCACCGAACAAAGACATCACACCGCCTACTTTTGACGGTCCGACAGAAGCCGCTGCAGTTTCGTTAATTGAACGCGCTAACAAACGCTCTGCTGATGACATCACATTTGCTCGCGAACTGATTAAAATCCTCAACGACTCGGACAGTCAGAACTCAGCACTCATTCTGAACAAGATGTCAAAAGTGGAGGCGGTTGATAAGATCCTCGCATATGCAGAAATACCGAGTAAAGTTGTCGGTGTTGTTGAGCTAGAGGATGGTCGTCGACGTCAGACTATCCAGCAAATGAATCAGGTTTGGGACGGCAAAGCGTGGAAACTATTCAACCCTGAAAATACGAATAAAGTGATCGCTGATAACATCCTAATTTGGGACGAGTCCAATGTATCACTACTTGATATCATCGGCGGTCAAAACAGCCAAGTTCACTTCTCGATGATCGCTCAGGAAGTCTCACCAAAACAGGCCACACTGGACAAAGTAGAGGCAGATGGTCTGCTTAACTTCTCTATTCATAGTTTGCCACTTGAAGAGCAAGCGATGTTTAAAACCATCATGCTGATCCCAATCGGTGCGCTTATCGTGGTTTTCCTGCGTGTCATCATTGGTTTGAAAACCTCAGGTACATTCATGCCTGTTTTGATTGCCGTTGCATTTGTTCAAACTCAACTCCTAACAGGTATCGTCGGCTTCTTGCTGATTGTTGGCACAGGGCTGGTAATTCGGAGCTATCTGTCAAGGCTCAACTTACTTCTGGTTGCTAGAATTTCTGCCGTGATTATCACGGTCATTATGATCATCTCCGTTTTCACTGTTGTGGCGTTTAAGATTGGTTTGACCGAAGGTTTATCAATTACCTTCTTCCCAATGATCATCCTTTCTTGGACCATCGAGCGGATGTCGATTCTATGGGAGGAAGAAGGCGCTAAAGAGGTGGTGTTACAGGGTGGTGGCTCATTGGCGACTGCCGTGCTGGTTTACCTAGCAATGACCAGCACTTACATTCAACATCTGACCTTCAACTTTATTGGCCTTCAGTTGATTGTTCTCGCCGGCATACTACTCCTTGGGACTTATACCGGTTATCGCCTAACTGAATTACGTCGCTTTAAGCCACTAGCGGAGGACTAA
- the cmoA gene encoding carboxy-S-adenosyl-L-methionine synthase CmoA produces MNPKSNPDTMFSAPIDKIGDFTFDERVAEVFPDMIQRSVPGYSNIISAIGMLAERFVKPHSNIYDLGCSLGAATLSMRRHIQQEGCKIIAVDNSSAMVERCKLHLNAYRSDTPVEVVEADIRNIEIQNASVVVLNFTLQFLSPQDRYTLLERIYAGLRPGGILILSEKYVFEDQVSNELLIDLHHDFKRANGYSELEISQKRSAIENVMRPDSKKEHKERFAEIGFSSFDVWFQCFNFGSMFAIK; encoded by the coding sequence ATGAACCCTAAGAGCAATCCAGATACGATGTTTTCCGCTCCTATCGATAAAATAGGGGATTTCACGTTTGATGAACGTGTCGCAGAAGTTTTTCCTGATATGATTCAGCGTTCTGTTCCTGGATACAGCAATATCATCTCTGCCATCGGCATGTTGGCCGAAAGGTTCGTTAAACCACATTCAAACATTTACGATCTTGGTTGTTCGCTCGGTGCGGCTACATTGTCCATGCGTCGTCATATACAGCAGGAAGGCTGCAAAATCATTGCCGTCGATAACTCATCCGCTATGGTTGAGCGTTGCAAACTGCACCTTAATGCTTACCGCAGCGACACACCTGTAGAAGTCGTTGAAGCAGACATTCGTAATATTGAAATCCAAAACGCTTCTGTCGTAGTACTCAATTTCACGCTGCAATTTTTGTCACCTCAAGATAGATACACTTTGCTAGAGAGAATCTATGCGGGTCTCCGTCCGGGTGGCATTTTAATCCTGTCAGAAAAATATGTGTTCGAAGATCAAGTGTCTAATGAATTGCTTATCGATCTTCATCATGACTTTAAGCGTGCCAACGGTTATAGCGAATTAGAAATCAGTCAAAAACGCAGCGCGATAGAAAATGTAATGCGCCCAGATTCAAAAAAAGAGCACAAAGAGCGCTTTGCTGAAATTGGCTTCAGTAGTTTTGACGTTTGGTTCCAATGCTTTAACTTCGGCTCGATGTTCGCGATAAAATAG
- the cmoB gene encoding tRNA 5-methoxyuridine(34)/uridine 5-oxyacetic acid(34) synthase CmoB, whose product MFNFANFYQLIATDTRLQPWLNVLPQQLTEWQNAEHGDFGRWLKALHKIPEGSPDQVDLKNSVTIANDTPFHTGELKKLENLLRTFHPWRKGPYHLHGIHIDTEWRSDWKWDRVLPHISPLKNRSVLDVGCGNGYHMWRMLGEGARLCVGIDPSHLFLIQFEAVRKLMGDNQRAHLLPLGIEQLPKLEAFDTVFSMGVLYHRRSPLDHLIQLKDQLVAGGELVLETLVIEGDETSVLVPVDRYAQMRNVYFFPSAKALKVWLEQVGFEDVRIVDENITSIGEQRTTEWMTHNSLPDYLDPNDPSKTIEGHPAPRRAVLVAKKPN is encoded by the coding sequence ATGTTTAACTTTGCCAATTTTTATCAGTTAATTGCCACAGATACACGCCTTCAACCGTGGCTGAATGTTTTGCCTCAACAACTAACCGAGTGGCAAAATGCAGAACATGGTGATTTTGGTCGCTGGCTAAAAGCGCTGCATAAAATCCCTGAAGGTTCACCTGATCAGGTTGATTTAAAAAACTCAGTCACTATTGCGAACGATACACCATTTCATACTGGTGAGCTTAAAAAGCTAGAAAACCTGCTTCGTACATTCCACCCTTGGCGTAAAGGCCCATACCATCTACACGGTATCCATATTGATACAGAGTGGCGCAGCGATTGGAAGTGGGATCGTGTTCTGCCACATATATCACCTCTGAAAAATCGCAGTGTACTAGATGTAGGTTGTGGCAACGGCTACCACATGTGGCGCATGCTGGGTGAAGGCGCGCGATTGTGTGTCGGTATAGACCCATCCCATTTGTTCCTAATTCAGTTTGAAGCAGTACGCAAACTCATGGGCGATAACCAACGCGCACACCTGTTACCTCTGGGTATTGAGCAACTGCCAAAGCTTGAAGCCTTCGATACGGTGTTTAGCATGGGCGTGCTATACCATCGCCGCTCTCCACTCGACCACTTGATTCAACTTAAAGACCAGCTTGTCGCGGGGGGCGAGCTTGTATTGGAAACATTGGTCATTGAGGGTGATGAAACCTCCGTTCTGGTTCCTGTAGATCGATACGCTCAGATGCGTAATGTGTACTTTTTTCCTTCAGCCAAAGCCCTCAAAGTGTGGCTCGAGCAAGTCGGCTTCGAGGACGTGCGCATTGTTGATGAGAATATCACCTCTATCGGTGAACAGCGCACAACCGAATGGATGACTCACAATTCTCTGCCTGATTATCTCGATCCGAACGACCCGAGTAAAACGATTGAAGGGCACCCTGCCCCACGTCGTGCGGTTCTCGTCGCGAAAAAACCTAATTAA
- a CDS encoding NADP-dependent isocitrate dehydrogenase, whose protein sequence is MPTEKPTIIYTITDEAPALATYSLLPIIQSFTASSGIDVDTRDISLAGRIIANFPEHLTEEQRIGDALAELGELAKTPEANIIKLPNISASIPQLKAAIKELQDKGYNLPNYPEEPSTYEEEAIKATYDKIKGSAVNPVLREGNSDRRAPLSVKNYAKKNPHSMGAWSKDSKSHVSSMSGNDFFGSEKSHTVEGATEVKIEFTAADGAVKELKAPFALQDQEIIDCSVMNKKALVEFFEKEIADAKQQDVLLSLHMKATMMKVSDPVIFGHAVKVYYKDVFAKYGDVFDQLGVDVNNGIGDVYAKITTLPAAQKEEIEAALQAVYETQPPLAMVDSDRGITNLHVPSDIIVDASMPAMLRSSGQMWGPDGKQKDTKAMIPDRSYASIYQAVIDFCKENGAFDPTTMGSVPNVGLMAQKAEEYGSHDKTFILDQAGTIRVVDAAGAVLLEQAVEEGDIFRMCQVKDAPIQDWVKLAVTRARATGVPAVFWLDENRAHDAQLIKKVNAYLPNHDTSGLEIKILAPLDACKFSLERIKEGQDTISVTGNVLRDYLTDLFPILELGTSAKMLSIVPLMNGGGLFETGAGGSAPKHVQQVEKENHLRWDSLGEFLALAASLEHLSTVTGNAKAQVLADALDKATGEFLDNNKSPSRKVGELDNRGSHYYLATYWAQALAAQTTDADLAAEFAPVAEALSSKEDAIVAELNGAQGVAGELGGYYAPEFDKAAPLMRPSATLNAIIND, encoded by the coding sequence ATGCCTACAGAAAAACCTACCATTATTTATACCATCACTGATGAAGCTCCTGCACTAGCAACGTATTCACTGCTACCAATCATTCAGTCGTTCACAGCTTCATCTGGTATTGATGTTGATACTCGTGATATCTCTCTTGCTGGGCGTATTATTGCAAACTTCCCAGAGCATTTGACTGAAGAACAACGCATTGGTGACGCACTGGCTGAGCTAGGTGAGCTAGCAAAAACACCTGAAGCTAACATCATCAAACTTCCAAACATTTCTGCTTCTATCCCACAGCTTAAAGCAGCAATCAAAGAACTTCAGGACAAGGGCTACAATCTGCCTAACTACCCTGAAGAGCCAAGCACGTATGAAGAAGAAGCTATTAAAGCGACTTACGACAAAATCAAAGGTAGTGCAGTAAACCCTGTACTACGTGAAGGTAACTCAGACCGTCGTGCGCCACTGTCGGTTAAGAACTACGCGAAGAAAAACCCTCATTCAATGGGTGCGTGGTCAAAAGATTCTAAGTCTCATGTATCAAGCATGTCTGGTAACGATTTCTTTGGTAGCGAAAAGTCTCACACGGTAGAAGGTGCGACCGAGGTTAAGATCGAATTCACTGCGGCTGACGGTGCGGTTAAAGAGCTTAAAGCACCATTCGCTCTTCAAGACCAAGAAATCATAGATTGTTCAGTAATGAACAAAAAAGCATTAGTAGAATTCTTTGAAAAAGAAATTGCTGATGCGAAACAGCAAGATGTTCTTCTATCGCTTCACATGAAAGCGACCATGATGAAAGTGTCTGACCCAGTGATCTTCGGTCACGCAGTTAAAGTTTACTACAAAGATGTGTTTGCGAAATACGGTGACGTATTTGATCAACTGGGCGTAGATGTGAACAATGGTATTGGCGATGTTTACGCTAAGATTACCACTCTACCAGCTGCTCAAAAAGAAGAAATCGAAGCTGCGTTGCAAGCGGTTTACGAAACTCAACCACCGCTAGCGATGGTTGATTCAGATCGTGGTATCACTAACCTTCACGTGCCAAGCGACATCATCGTTGATGCTTCTATGCCTGCAATGCTGCGTTCTTCTGGCCAAATGTGGGGTCCAGATGGTAAGCAGAAAGACACCAAAGCGATGATTCCTGATCGTAGCTACGCAAGCATCTATCAAGCGGTTATCGATTTCTGTAAAGAAAACGGTGCGTTTGACCCAACGACAATGGGTAGCGTGCCAAACGTAGGCCTAATGGCTCAGAAAGCGGAAGAGTACGGTTCTCACGATAAAACGTTCATTCTTGACCAAGCGGGCACAATCCGCGTTGTTGACGCTGCTGGTGCAGTGCTACTAGAGCAAGCGGTTGAGGAAGGCGATATCTTCCGTATGTGTCAGGTGAAAGACGCTCCGATTCAAGACTGGGTGAAACTGGCGGTAACACGTGCTCGCGCAACAGGTGTACCAGCAGTGTTCTGGTTAGATGAGAATCGTGCACACGACGCTCAGCTGATCAAGAAGGTGAACGCTTACCTGCCTAACCACGATACATCAGGTCTAGAAATCAAGATCCTAGCACCACTAGATGCATGTAAGTTCTCTCTAGAGCGCATCAAAGAAGGTCAGGATACTATTTCTGTAACAGGTAACGTACTGCGTGATTACCTAACGGATTTATTCCCGATTCTAGAGCTTGGTACGTCAGCTAAAATGCTTTCAATTGTGCCACTAATGAATGGCGGTGGTCTGTTTGAAACTGGAGCTGGTGGTTCGGCACCTAAGCACGTTCAACAGGTCGAGAAAGAGAACCACCTACGTTGGGACTCTCTGGGCGAATTCCTCGCACTAGCGGCCTCTCTAGAGCACCTAAGCACAGTGACTGGCAATGCTAAAGCTCAGGTATTGGCTGATGCACTAGATAAAGCAACAGGTGAATTCTTGGATAACAACAAGTCACCTTCGCGTAAAGTCGGCGAGTTAGACAACCGTGGTAGCCATTACTATCTAGCAACCTACTGGGCGCAAGCGCTAGCAGCTCAAACTACTGATGCAGACCTAGCCGCAGAGTTTGCACCTGTTGCTGAAGCGCTATCTTCAAAAGAAGACGCTATCGTTGCTGAGCTTAACGGTGCGCAGGGCGTGGCAGGTGAACTGGGTGGTTACTACGCACCTGAGTTTGACAAAGCAGCCCCTCTGATGCGTCCAAGCGCAACATTGAACGCTATTATCAATGACTAA
- a CDS encoding ATP-dependent zinc protease, producing the protein MFTKLTPVISIALLSGCTLTNSEQYHQETLAAIQSSETNLTQKLSFLEQKVSNQAEHIESLQTKVDLLDKELFKFKTEAMAEVKRNREPIVTPVPVKLASTPSQELVLGEIEKVSIDSIKQTFDSRIDTGAATSSLNAVDIEQFERNGKNWVRFHLSDGVTPLDDTNWIEAPIIRFVKIRQSTNAETERRAVVELWVRLGTIHEKTQFTLADRSQMTHPVLLGREFIRDIAVVDVSKKYVQKEVEQKQ; encoded by the coding sequence ATGTTTACCAAATTGACTCCGGTCATTTCGATTGCCCTACTCTCTGGCTGCACCCTCACCAACAGTGAGCAGTATCATCAAGAAACCCTTGCAGCTATCCAATCTTCAGAAACCAACCTCACTCAAAAACTTTCCTTTTTGGAGCAAAAAGTCAGCAATCAAGCCGAACACATTGAAAGCCTACAAACTAAAGTCGATTTGTTAGACAAAGAACTGTTCAAATTTAAAACGGAAGCCATGGCAGAAGTGAAAAGAAACCGTGAGCCTATCGTCACGCCCGTTCCTGTAAAGCTTGCTTCTACACCTTCGCAAGAGTTGGTATTGGGTGAAATAGAGAAAGTCAGTATTGATTCCATCAAGCAGACATTTGACAGTCGAATTGATACTGGAGCCGCCACTTCTTCACTCAATGCTGTTGATATTGAACAATTTGAACGTAACGGCAAAAACTGGGTGCGCTTCCATTTGTCCGATGGCGTCACGCCATTGGATGATACAAATTGGATTGAAGCTCCGATTATACGTTTTGTAAAAATACGCCAATCGACAAATGCTGAGACGGAACGCAGAGCGGTTGTCGAATTATGGGTAAGATTAGGCACGATTCACGAAAAAACACAGTTCACTTTGGCAGATCGCTCACAGATGACCCATCCTGTGTTACTAGGTCGTGAATTTATCCGTGATATCGCAGTGGTGGATGTAAGCAAGAAGTACGTCCAAAAGGAAGTTGAACAAAAACAATAA
- the clpS gene encoding ATP-dependent Clp protease adapter ClpS: MSKQFEWVTPDSDLLELEKTKVKPPSMYNVVLNNDDYTPMDFVIEILERFFSMDIDKATQVMLKVHYEGKAICGTFTAEVAETKVAQVTMYSQENEHPLLCTMEQA; encoded by the coding sequence ATGAGCAAGCAATTTGAATGGGTCACTCCAGACTCTGATTTACTGGAGCTAGAAAAAACAAAAGTAAAGCCGCCGTCCATGTATAACGTTGTTTTGAATAACGACGATTACACACCAATGGACTTTGTGATTGAAATCCTAGAGCGTTTTTTCTCTATGGATATAGACAAGGCAACACAAGTGATGCTCAAAGTGCATTACGAAGGCAAAGCGATATGTGGCACATTTACTGCCGAAGTCGCCGAAACCAAAGTAGCGCAAGTGACAATGTATTCTCAAGAAAACGAGCATCCTTTGCTTTGTACAATGGAGCAAGCGTAA